Proteins encoded together in one Oncorhynchus nerka isolate Pitt River linkage group LG19, Oner_Uvic_2.0, whole genome shotgun sequence window:
- the st14b gene encoding ST14 transmembrane serine protease matriptase b, with amino-acid sequence MDLLDSGTKFTPKTQDDDWENSVTFLPATDTKKLEKNRGSKTLFVGIGLVGLAAVIALTTGLLVWHFHLRRGEVRLTKMYIGSMSITNQRFIDSYDNPNSNEFQQLAMQVSQQLKGIYSKYKDLDKYLVGSTVQAFSEGNRGSEDNVVAYYLSEFDVPIGRGSAVDEAIGTMDPMEGSLKGRMGRRPTSSLLINNVMSGALDARLTKALLTAAQTYSYHISENHTATLQSPGFPDSPYPPNTYVLWRLHADRGYRIKLEFDTFNLEADCQNDFIKVYDSLVPLEQQVMAEKCGYYTRNEPLSFISSGNVMLLTLVTNKDKNFPGFRATYSQVPLNSQDCGGQLSGLNGTFTSPNFPSHYPPLTKCVWDIEVPKGKSVKVQFNKLLMSEPGHNNNNCPKDYIEINSEKLCGDKPYSTVVTSTVNKIVVIFNSDMSYVDSGFTAEFEAFVPTTQCEPDQIKCRNGLCKVKFWQCDGVNDCGDSTDEENCGSCKSGEFTCRNGSCISERLKCDGRADCADGSDESKCAKSLALQCSEYTYKCKNNMCISKLNPECDEEEDCDDGSDEADCQCGIRPYRHSRIVGGQASIEGEWPWQVSLHIRGSSHVCGASVINDRWLVTAAHCVQDDVKVKYSQPQQWEAYLGLHVQSQTNKWTLKKNLKQIIQHPGYQAQNYDNDIALMELDSPVTLNQNIWPICLPTARHYFPAGKPVWITGWGTTREGGFEASMLQKAEVRIINATVCNTLMEGQTTSNMLCAGVLDGGVDACQGDSGGPLSSMENSGRFFLAGVVSWGDGCARRNKPGVYTQVTKYRDWIKQKTGV; translated from the exons ATGGATTTGTTGGATTCTGGAACGAAGTTTACCCCGAAAACGCAG GATGATGACTGGGAAAATTCTGTCACATTCTTGCCAGCCACCGACACCAAGAAGCTGGAGAAAAATAGAGGGAGTAAAACACTTTTTGTTGGGATTGGCCTCGTGGGGTTGGCAGCAGTCATTGCGCTGACGACAGGCCTGCTGGTTTGGCATTTTCACT TGCGGAGAGGAGAGGTGCGATTGACAAAGATGTACATTGGCTCTATGAGTATCACCAACCAAAGATTTATAGATTCCTACGACAACCCCAACAGCAATGAGTTCCAGCAACTGGCCATGCAGGTGTCACAGCAG CTGAAGGGGATCTACTCTAAATACAAAGATCTGGATAAATATTTAGTGGGATCCACAGTGCAAGCCTTCAG TGAAGGCAACAGAGGGAGTGAGGACAATGTAGTGGCCTACTACCTGTCTGAGTTTGATGTACCGATCGGTCGGGGGTCTGCAGTGGATGAAGCTATTGGCACCATGGATCCGATGGAGGGAAGTCTGAAGGGGAGGATGGGTCGCCGGCCAACCAGCTCCCTGCTCATCAACAATGTGATGTCTGGAG CTCTGGATGCACGTTTGACAAAGGCCTTATTGACTG CCGCCCAAACCTATTCCTATCACATCAGTGAGAATCACACGGCCACATTACAGTCACCTGGCTTTCCTGATTCTCCATACCCTCCAAACACATATGTGTTGTGGAGGCTACATGCTGACCGAGGCTACAGGATTAAACTGGAGTTTGACACTTTCAACTTGGAGGCTGACTGTCAGAACGACTTCATCAAGGTGTATGACTCCCTGGTGCCATTGGAGCAGCAGGTCATGGCAGA GAAATGTGGATATTACACTCGCAATGAGCCTCTGTCGTTCATTTCCTCTGGAAACGTCATGCTGCTGACACTGGTAACCAACAAGGACAAGAACTTCCCTGGCTTCAGAGCCACCTACTCTCAGGTTCCCCTCAATAGCCAAG ATTGTGGTGGTCAATTATCAGGACTTAATGGCACCTTCACATCTCCAAACTTTCCCTCCCATTACCCACCTCTGACCAAGTGTGTCTGGGATATTGAG GTCCCAAAAGGGAAGTCTGTCAAGGTGCAGTTCAACAAGCTGTTGATGTCTGAGCCAGGACATAACAATAATAATTGTCCTAAGGACTACATAGAGATCAACAGTGAAAA GCTATGTGGCGATAAGCCCTACAGCACTGTGGTCACCAGCACAGTCAACAAGATAGTCGTGATATTTAACTCTGACATGTCCTATGTGGATTCAGGTTTCACTGCTGAGTTTGAAGCCTTTGTGCCAACTACTC AGTGTGagccagatcaaatcaaatgtagaaATGGTCTTTGTAAAGTCAAGTTCTGGCAGTGTGATGGAGTCAATGACTGTGGGGACAGCACAGACGAGGAAAACTGTG gGAGTTGTAAATCAGGTGAGTTTACCTGTCGGAATGGAAGCTGTATCTCCGAGAGACTGAAATGTGATGGCCGTGCTGACTGTGCTGACGGCTCTGATGAATCAAAATGCGCAAAAT CTCTAGCCCTGCAATGCTCAGAGTATACTTACAAGTGTAAGAACAACATGTGCATCAGCAAGCTGAACCCAGAGTGCGATGAAGAAGAGGACTGTGATGATGGCTCAGACGAGGCAGACTGTC agTGTGGTATACGGCCTTATAGACACTCCCGTATTGTGGGTGGGCAGGCCTCCATTGAGGGGGAGTGGCCCTGGCAGGTTAGCCTTCACATCCGAGGGTCTAGCCATGTGTGTGGAGCCTCAGTTATCAACGACCGCTGGCTCGTCACTGCTGCCCACTGTGTCCAGGATGACGTCAAAGTCAA ATATTCTCAACCTCAACAATGGGAAGCATACCTTGGACTTCATGTTCAGAGTCAGACTAACAAGTGGACGCTGAAGAAGAACCTGAAACAGATCATCCAGCACCCTGGCTACCAAGCCCAGAACTATGACAATGACATAGCTCTTATGGAACTGGACAGTCCTGTCACACTCAACCAGAACATCTGGCCAATCTGTCTGCCCACGGCCAGGCATTACTTCCCTGCTGGCAAGCCAGTGTGGATCACTGGCTGGGGGACCACCAGAGAGGGGG GTTTCGAGGCATCAATGTTGCAGAAGGCAGAGGTCCGTATCATCAATGCCACAGTATGTAACACCCTGATGGAAGGACAGACCACTTCCAACATGTTATGTGCTGGTGTACTGGACGGAGGAGTAGATGCCTGTCAG GGAGACTCTGGAGGTCCGTTGTCCTCCATGGAGAACAGTGGACGTTTCTTCTTGGCTGGAGTGGTGAGCTGGGGGGACGGCTGTGCCCGCAGGAACAAGCCTGGAGTCTACACCCAAGTCACCAAATACAGGGACTGGATAAAGCAGAAGACCGGAGTGTAG
- the LOC115101378 gene encoding sialidase-3-like translates to MGNTSSRSYLPGIEMQPAKTTLFKQEQTGTRYRIPALIYLKESQTFLAFAEKRSSLSDSDAKSIVMRRGTQQNGSTQWSESQELLSACLPDHRTMNPCPVYEKNTKTLFLFFICILGNTSEHHQIWTGKNKAHLCYITSNDEGQNWSPTKDLTESVIGKTVRRWATFAVGPGHGIQMESGRLIIPTYAYYIHFKCFSFPFPFTVQPHALSIYSDDFGQTWQMGRMLQRKSCECEMAEIIDHEGRSHLYCNARHGGHRVEALSESSGVYYDKPRLAPRLVEPGHGGCQGSVIGFPAPEQGEEGMGGTTSSPRASDTQTWLLFTHPTNKRTRKDLGVYLNRSPLHTSGWDRPWIVHSGPSGYSDLAYSEDTEHFACLMECGEKSEIEQIAFVSFPLSDVMQTIDEKEKTF, encoded by the exons ATGGGGAACACATCATCAAGGAGTTATTTACCAGGAATCGAAATGCAACCTGCAAAAACAACTCTGTTCAAACAGGAGCAAACTGGGACAAGATACAGAATTCCAGCTCTCATTTACCTAAAAGAGAGTCAGACATTCCTTGCCTTTGCAGAAAAGCGCTCTTCCCTCAGTGACAGTGATGCAAAAAGTATTGTTATGAGGCGAGGAACTCAACAAAATGGATCCACTCAG TGGTCAGAATCCCAGGAGCTGTTGTCAGCATGTTTACCAGACCACCGCACCATGAACCCCTGCCCGGTGTATGAGAAGAATACCAAGACTCTATTCCTGTTTTTCATCTGCATTTTAGGGAACACTTCGGAGCACCATCAGATCTGGACAGGCAAGAATAAGGCCCACCTGTGCTACATCACcagtaatgatgagggccagaaCTGGAGCCCGACAAAGGACTTGACAGAGAGTGTGATTGGCAAAACGGTCAGAAGGTGGGCTACATTTGCTGTGGGACCAGGCCATGGCATTCAAATGGAGAGTGGAAGATTGATCATACCTACCTATGCCTATTATATCCACTTCAAATGCTTCTCCTTTCCCTTCCCCTTCACGGTACAGCCTCATGCTCTCTCAATATACAGTGACGACTTCGGTCAGACATGGCAAATGGGCAGGATGCTTCAAAGAAAGTCCTGTGAATGTGAGATGGCAGAGATCATAGACCACGAGGGCAGGAGTCACCTGTACTGCAACGCCCGCCATGGAGGACATAGAGTGGAGGCTCTGAGTGAGAGCAGTGGGGTTTACTATGACAAGCCTCGCTTGGCTCCGAGGTTAGTGGAGCCAGGCCATGGTGGTTGCCAAGGTAGTGTGATTGGCTtccctgcccctgagcaaggtGAAGAGGGTATGGGTGGTACCACATCATCACCACGGGCCTCAGACACGCAAACCTGGCTTCTCTTCACCCACCCGACCAATAAGAGGACGAGGAAAGACTTGGGAGTGTATTTGAACCGATCCCCACTGCACACGTCAGGTTGGGACCGGCCCTGGATCGTCCACAGTGGACCCAGTGGCTACTCAGACCTGGCCTACAGTGAGGACACTGAGCACTTTGCTTGCCTGATGGAATGTGGGGAGAAGAGTGAGATTGAACAGATTGCTTTTGTGTCTTTTCCACTCAGTGATGTCATGCAGACCATTGATGAGAAAGAAAAGACCTTCTAG